One window of the Acaryochloris sp. CCMEE 5410 genome contains the following:
- a CDS encoding DUF3318 domain-containing protein: protein MVYGTSSARAEMSELRRLRTLLPPELQSWVTVEATTATNASLITCEELGQDEVEIQIDLLKWEQFAKDQRNLLFWHQVARIQNDTIPRDGWEMAALAIGLGGAVGELWVQDGLLLMLALALCGVSGWRLYQRNNSQKSVDDLTAADQKAIALATRFGYTLPNAYKSLGSALKILIDQSPSRRNRKRYETRLQALKDSAAEAKARSQSMRAEQRNRMPDMNYPS from the coding sequence ATGGTCTACGGAACATCCTCTGCTCGGGCTGAAATGAGTGAACTGCGGCGTCTGCGGACGCTCTTGCCACCTGAACTGCAAAGCTGGGTCACCGTAGAAGCGACAACAGCCACCAACGCTTCCCTCATTACCTGCGAAGAGTTAGGTCAAGATGAGGTGGAAATCCAAATTGATCTGCTTAAGTGGGAGCAATTTGCGAAAGATCAGCGCAATCTCCTGTTTTGGCACCAAGTCGCTCGGATTCAGAACGATACGATTCCCCGAGATGGCTGGGAAATGGCTGCTCTGGCTATTGGTTTAGGGGGGGCGGTCGGTGAGCTATGGGTCCAAGATGGGTTGCTGCTGATGTTGGCCTTAGCCCTATGTGGTGTATCAGGATGGCGACTGTATCAACGCAATAACTCCCAGAAGAGTGTTGATGATCTAACGGCTGCGGATCAAAAAGCGATCGCCCTCGCGACTCGCTTTGGCTATACCCTCCCCAATGCCTATAAAAGTTTAGGTAGTGCCTTAAAAATCTTGATTGACCAATCTCCTAGCCGTCGCAACCGCAAGCGCTATGAAACCCGCCTCCAGGCTTTAAAAGATAGTGCTGCAGAAGCAAAAGCGAGAAGCCAATCGATGCGTGCAGAGCAGCGGAATCGGATGCCCGATATGAACTATCCTTCCTGA